Proteins from one Deinococcus actinosclerus genomic window:
- a CDS encoding tryptophan-rich sensory protein — protein sequence MTGLPRQITLLLATILTLVMNYLSNALPLFGNSNKEVSDALPNAFTPAGLTFAVWGPIFLGLLAFAVYQALPAQRGPRYDRLFWPFLLGNLLNVSWLLAFQSLNFGPSVIIMLALLASLIWLYLTVRGLPPQGAERWTLALPTSLYLGWISVATIANITAYLVSVGVTTGALGLSAPVWSAVLVVIAAAIGVFFLARFHDYAFALVLLWAFYGVYVARPDAATVVTGVAIAAVLVVLGALLSLRTRRTAL from the coding sequence ATGACCGGACTTCCCAGGCAGATCACGCTGCTGCTCGCCACGATCCTCACACTCGTGATGAACTACCTCAGCAACGCCCTCCCGCTCTTCGGCAACTCGAACAAGGAGGTCAGCGACGCCCTCCCGAACGCCTTCACGCCCGCCGGACTCACGTTCGCCGTGTGGGGACCCATCTTCCTGGGCCTGCTGGCCTTCGCCGTGTACCAGGCGCTGCCCGCCCAGCGCGGCCCCCGCTACGACCGGCTGTTCTGGCCGTTCCTGCTGGGCAACCTGCTGAACGTCTCCTGGCTGCTGGCCTTCCAGAGCCTGAACTTCGGCCCCAGCGTCATCATCATGCTGGCCCTGCTCGCCAGCCTGATCTGGCTGTACCTCACCGTGCGCGGCCTGCCGCCCCAGGGCGCGGAACGCTGGACGCTCGCGCTGCCCACCTCCCTGTACCTGGGCTGGATCAGCGTCGCCACCATCGCCAACATCACCGCGTACCTCGTCAGCGTCGGCGTGACAACCGGCGCGCTGGGCCTCAGCGCGCCCGTCTGGTCCGCCGTGCTCGTCGTGATCGCCGCCGCCATCGGCGTGTTCTTCCTGGCCCGCTTCCACGACTACGCCTTCGCCCTCGTCCTCCTGTGGGCCTTCTACGGCGTGTATGTCGCCCGCCCGGACGCCGCGACCGTCGTGACCGGCGTCGCCATCGCCGCCGTGCTCGTCGTGCTGGGCGCCCTGCTCAGCCTGCGCACCCGCCGCACCGCGCTGTAA